From Aquificota bacterium, one genomic window encodes:
- the mog gene encoding molybdopterin adenylyltransferase: MEKAKIGVLTISDRASRGEYEDISGKYIIEYLNEVLTSPFEVVYRIIPDEQDLIEGALIHMADVEGCCLILTTGGTGPAPRDVTPEATMNVCQKILPGFGELMRAVSLKQVPTAILSRQTAGIRNKTLIINLPGKPQSIKVCLDAVFPAVPYCIDLIGGPYLTTDESKIRAFRPSK, translated from the coding sequence ATGGAGAAGGCAAAGATAGGCGTGCTAACCATATCCGATAGGGCAAGCAGGGGAGAGTATGAGGACATAAGCGGTAAATACATCATAGAGTATTTAAACGAGGTTTTAACCTCTCCCTTTGAGGTGGTATACCGAATAATTCCAGATGAGCAAGACCTTATAGAGGGTGCCCTCATTCATATGGCCGATGTGGAGGGATGTTGCCTTATTTTGACCACGGGCGGAACTGGCCCTGCACCCAGGGATGTAACTCCAGAGGCAACCATGAACGTATGCCAGAAAATTCTTCCGGGCTTTGGGGAGCTTATGAGGGCTGTATCTTTAAAACAGGTGCCTACGGCCATCCTGTCCCGTCAAACGGCAGGTATAAGGAACAAAACCCTTATCATAAACCTACCGGGCAAGCCTCAATCTATAAAGGTTTGCCTTGATGCTGTCTTCCCAGCGGTGCCTTACTGCATAGACCTCATAGGTGGTCCCTATCTTACCACCGATGAAAGCAAAATAAGGGCCTTTAGGCCCTCTAAATAA
- a CDS encoding PUR family DNA/RNA-binding protein gives MERQKLYSKTLRAGKRTYYFDVKKGRDGSTYLVITEQKDDKRNRLMVFEDRAEEFVSLLREAVDKMKER, from the coding sequence GTGGAAAGGCAAAAACTTTATTCAAAAACATTGAGAGCTGGTAAAAGAACTTATTATTTTGATGTAAAAAAGGGTAGGGATGGCTCAACTTATCTGGTCATAACAGAACAAAAGGATGATAAACGCAACAGGCTTATGGTTTTTGAAGACAGGGCAGAGGAATTTGTATCTCTCTTAAGGGAAGCTGTGGATAAGATGAAAGAAAGATAA
- the tpx gene encoding thiol peroxidase, whose translation MAQTVNLKGNPVALCGPTLNVGDPAPVAYVVTKDLQEIAIGGQKDKVQVIVTVPSLDTPVCETETKKFNELMAGIEGAEVYVVSMDLPFAEKRFCESFNIGNVVVASDFRYRDMEKYGVLISEGALKGILARAVFVVDKQGKIAYIQLVPEITQEPNYDEVVAKVKELL comes from the coding sequence ATGGCACAAACTGTAAATCTTAAGGGCAATCCTGTGGCCCTTTGTGGACCAACTTTGAATGTGGGAGACCCTGCCCCAGTGGCCTATGTGGTCACCAAAGACCTGCAAGAGATAGCCATAGGAGGACAAAAGGATAAGGTGCAGGTTATAGTTACTGTTCCATCCCTTGACACACCCGTCTGTGAAACAGAAACAAAGAAGTTTAACGAGCTTATGGCTGGAATAGAGGGCGCAGAGGTATATGTGGTATCCATGGACCTACCCTTTGCGGAGAAGAGGTTCTGCGAAAGCTTTAACATAGGCAATGTGGTAGTAGCTTCCGACTTTCGCTATAGGGATATGGAAAAGTATGGAGTGCTAATATCCGAAGGAGCCCTCAAGGGCATCCTTGCAAGGGCTGTTTTTGTTGTGGATAAGCAAGGTAAAATAGCCTACATACAACTTGTGCCAGAGATAACACAAGAGCCAAACTACGACGAGGTGGTTGCAAAAGTAAAAGAACTCTTATAA
- a CDS encoding PepSY domain-containing protein, translating to MLLAVALSPALECGNVISIEQAINHAKQYVGTVQSSQLSQNKKTGECYYRIRGTEGTALIDARDGKLLRFYRKR from the coding sequence ATGCTTCTTGCAGTGGCCCTTAGCCCTGCCCTTGAGTGTGGAAATGTGATAAGCATAGAACAAGCCATAAACCACGCCAAGCAGTATGTAGGCACGGTGCAGTCTTCACAGCTATCGCAAAATAAAAAGACCGGTGAATGCTACTACCGGATTAGAGGAACGGAAGGCACAGCCCTTATAGACGCAAGGGATGGGAAACTGCTTAGGTTTTACAGGAAAAGGTAG